The Dryobates pubescens isolate bDryPub1 chromosome 6, bDryPub1.pri, whole genome shotgun sequence genomic interval TACTCAAATGAGTTAAGAGACTTTCATAGTATGCATGTGGCTGTAGACAGGGTGGGCTTTTCTGTCTTCACTGGCACAATCAGGCACACTACAGCGAACAGCACAACAATGGTGGTTGTGCAACACATGGAAAATTCATTTTTTATAGCAGAGAAAAGAATTGGTGCTCTTTAACTATTCTGCTCCTGCCAAATGTACTGTAACTCCCAGCATCAATGTAACTCAAACAGTATAaagccagcagagagagggTAGTGCATCCATTACTGAGTTGTATATAGTAGTAGTTTTCCATCATTAGCAATGTTTTAATAtaggaagaaaaaagacaacaaaacttTACATAAAACCATGAGTACTTGGGAGTTCTCCCTAAAATGACACATCCTACCTTAACCCACAGTGACCCTGTAAATATCACACTTGTTCTGACTGGGGAAAAACTATCAAGAATATCAAACAGCCCAGATTACACTTCTGGATTTGGTAACTTACAGTCAAGCACTGTCCTCCCCAGAACCTTTTTCTCCAGTGTTTCTTCCACTTCAGTCATCAACCATGGAAGGAATTCTGTCTCAATATCTGCAAGAATTtggcaagaagaaagaaaaaaatgtcttttgttTAGGAAGAATGACAGGATCTTGTGGCTTGTTTTCATTTACTATGACCATTAAGAGGTGAACATTCTTGACATAATAAATACACTTGCTCTGCAAAAGCTAGATGAAATCTCTCAGATGTTGTTGGATTTCCTATCTCTTGCTGCTCTTAGTGAGGTTCCTCACCGTTATGGACCCAGACCACAGCCCTTTCAACTGCAGTGATTTCAACAGAGTCTGGAACCCTTAAAGCACTAGCACAGATGCAATACACAGTAATGTTCTAGTGAGATGAAAAATAACTATCCTGAACAAGTCAGGAAAACAGTATTTCCAGCCTGCCTTGCTTTCCAAAGACATTTGACTTCTGATCTGTTGAAAGCATCTTCTTCCCTTTGACTAAAGAGCTCTTGCTTACTCATGTATTTCTCAAGTTGTGCTCTTTGTATGCAGTGGTCCCAAAGACAGTCCTGTTTACAAAACATACTCAGTTTTTGCCCCATGACTCATTCTGGAGAGAATGTAACCCTTCCCAATCTGTGGTGTGTGAAGCTGTGTGGGGCCTGGGGAAGGGGGGTGCAGAGAGGTAGCCCATAAGAAATGTCACTGATGCCAAAAGCTTGGAAATCACCGATGCACAACTGTGGCCCAATTTTAATTGACTAATGTCTTATTTGCTTTGATAGTaattttaaaatcacagaatcatagaatcaccaaggttggaagagacctcaaagatcatcaagtccaacctgtcaccacagacctcatgactgctaaaccatggcaccaagtgccacgtccaatcctctcttgaacacctccagggatggtgactccaccacctccctgggcagcccattccaatggctaacaactctctctgtgaagaacttcctcctcacctcaagcctaaacttcccctggtgcagcttgagactgtgtcctctcattctggtgctggttgcctgggagaagagaccaaccccctcctggctacaatcacccttcaggtagttgtagacagcaataaggtctcccctgagcctcctctcctccaggctaaacaatcccagctccctcagcctctcctcacagggcttgtgctcgaggcctttcaccagcctctttgcccttctctggacacattcatgtgtcttgatgtccttcttaaactgaggggcccagaactggacacagtactcgaggtgtggcctaaccagtgctgagtataggggcacaatgacttccctgctcctgctggccacactattcccacATACAGATTTCTTTGTTTGTCCTatcaaaatacatttatttcagTTTGGTATTTCTCTCTGCTCTACCAATCCTAACCACCCATTTATTTATCTCCAATTCAAAAGCAGCTCTTTTTGTTGTCACATTGTCAGCTCTTGACTGCTTGTACAGATTGACCAATAatgtttgcttgtaaatacgaGGTTGGAAAATATCTGTTCAGCCATAAATGCAAATGGATAAAGCTTCATGACATTATTCTAAATAATATGACAATAAGCTGTGTTTTGTGGTTATTTTGACCTTTACATTACTCACATGTTTTTAAAtactaataaataaatacaaacctCTTTCTATAGGGTCATAAAAATATCCACTCTCATGAAGGTTGTTGAAGACTGAGGGAATGAGATCAGCCAAATAATGCTGAGCAAATGCACGAGCTGCAATTTtctctgtggtttctttctgtttctgcagcaTTTGTACATGCTGAAGTCTGCGACGTTCCTGTCAAGGCAATATTGCATGTAAAACTTTCATGCCTTTAGCTGTTACCCTTTTGAGCTGTGCTTCCCAGTGTGAGCACCATAAACAGCAAAGACAATCAGAAGTGCAGATGTTTACACTCTCTACCTGATATTCACAGGCTCTAACTTTCACAAAAACCTCCTCATCTCAAAGCTCTTGAAAGCAAGCTTGTACTCAATCTGTAGAGTAGTAAAATCCACAAGGACTAGGGTGAAATGTGTTCTTTTGGTATAGCTTTCCTTATTTTTGGCAAGTGTATAAAATGAGTTTCATTTGGCCAGCTGCAAGGCCCTTTTCTCCAATATCTTAGTATGTGCTGATCTCATGGTTATTTCCTTTATTATTGCAGATCAAGCTGATTGTTGGCCTTGGAATAAGATGAAGTTGGGTCAGGGTTTCCTGAACTTTTTGATCTTTCCAACATTATATCCTCTTTGATGAAAGAAAAGATTAAAACTCAAAGTGGTTCAGGAAAACATAATACCCTGCCCCCCACAATTATACAAGGCTGATGAATGATGAGTAATTAAAATTTGCCTTTTCTGTTTATTCCTGTTTACTAGATAATAGTAATATAGCTTAATACTTGGAGATGTTGAGAGGTATGTGTATACATATAGTAGTGCATGGGTGTGGAAGACTTGGGTGTGAGAGATTTGGTGGGATGTCTCTTACGTTCAAGCACTCTGAGAAGGCTTGAGTAACATCTGGACCAGGTACAGAGGAAAATGCTATTTGGTTTGTTCTCTTGATCAGATGTCCAAGTACTCCAGATTACTGAAGCATGACTATTCTAAACAAAAACAACAGCACAGTGCTGGTGCATGAGAGCAAATACCAGAGTGCAGCTGAATGGCACCAAAATGCTTTAAGGAATATCAGACTTGACATGCACAAACCTTTGGGAACATACAGCTTATTTcacagacctccagaggttcccacctctggagatcatttagtccacctgccctgctaaagcaggtttgcctagatcaggttgcacaggaacatgtgcAGGCCAGTTTTGAAAATTTCCGGAGAAGGAGACCACGacttctcagggcagcctgtttcagtgctctgtcaccctcaaagtaaagaaatcATTTCaagatattattattatttcacagCTTGTCTTTTGGTACTGAAAatagttttctttctcctgatgAGCACTCAGACTAGCCTGTTTTGCTCTTAGGAAGTCCTACCTTCTCCTCTCTGTATCGCCTGTCCTGCTCTTCCAGACGGTGTACTTCAGCAAGCTCTGCGTCACGCAGCTCTGCATAGGCACGCTGACGTGCCAACAGCTGGGCCAGCTCTTCTTCCTCCATGACTTCCAGCAAAGCTTGCTCAACTGTTTTCCCAACCAACACTTGCAGGATTGGCTTGACTTCAATGTCAAAGTCAAACAACTGCAGATGAGAGTTAAGGAAATTGATATAAATTACCCTTGATCACAAACACTCTTAGCATATTagcaaggagaaaaggaggaagaacaaAGCCCTTGGGCTGAAGACAGGCCTGAGAAGTGCAGGTAGGGGCCCAGTGCCAACTAAGGCAAAATCATGAATGCAGCTGAAGACTTAAGTGATGAGTGGGCTGGAGTGAGACACCATGCACTGCCACAGCCACTctgggggctgccagggacaagcagaacACTCACTTGAACCCTATTTCTGTGTCCCAAACCCCTTCTCAGACTGGACACTATTTCTACAGGGGAGAGCATTTCTCAACACTGTATTTCTtagctgaaagcagcagggtCAGTGCACATGGAGAAGCACCTTCCCTAATTTTGCAATTAATCTCAAACCTGATACTGGAGactacttttttgtttgtttgtttctaatgTTCTGAGAGGATAATTTCCTTGCTGTTTCAGCTTCATTATTGGATCAGGAACATGTTTTTTATGTGAGACATGTTTTAATAATACTTGTGAACCTAACTTCATTTCATGCCTCTCCTTCTTCATTTCATACCTCTCCTTCTTCATTTCATACCTCTCCTTCTTCTATTTGTGTGGCCACATCTTGTCCAGTTTTGCCTGGTATGAAGAACGGAGTAGGTGGTCTGTCCAAAAATGCATCTGTTTGACACTCTGTATCAACTTCTGTTACATGGTCACTAATCTCCTCCAAATACAGTTCTAGAAACAAAAGCACAATTCTGTTTAAtgtcataggatcatggaatggtttgggttagaaggcactttaaaagtcatctagtttcaaccaccctgccatgggctggaacatcttccactacactaggctgctcaaagcctcatccaaactgACCCTGAACACATTCagagatggggcatccacagcttctttgagcaacctgttccagtgactcagcaccctcacagtgaagaacttcctccttacatcTAATCTGCATCTACCCTTTTTCAGTTTGAAATTGTTACTCATCATCCTATTGCTAcctgcccttgtaaaaagtccctccccatctttcttgtaggccccctttaggtactggaagactgctacaAGATCTCCTGTtgtccaggttaaacaatcccaaaaGATGCTGTTTCCTGACCTCAAGAAGCCTGAAAAGCCTAATGCTGTTCTACCTGTTCTAGGGAAGCATACACAGAAGAGCATTACAAATGGTGATGGCACACTGGATGAACAATACAGCTGCAACAAGCACTGTTGAAAGGAGGAGAATGGTGCCaatgctctgcctgctcagggaGAGCACAGCTTCATCCCAAAGACCTCTATCCACTCTCAATTATAACTGTGTGTCTCCTACCACAAAGATAAATAGCCTGGCTCAGGAAAGGTCTGTAGAGTACTTAAAATCATCTGCAATAATCAGTGGGAAGGATACGAAACAAAGACTTCCACAACAGATAGCCTCCTTCTGCATCGAATAGCATTCTGAGGTGAAAAGCCACTGTGTGTGTTGGAGGTGGTGCAGGAGTTTCAGtagggctggggcagtgggaATGCTCAGAAACCAAGGACCACATCTGAGTAGCATATAACATAGCTGTCTTCCCACTTTGTAGGTCAGTCCAGTCACAAATTGCTTTCAGAAGGCAGAGCAATACAGTATGCTAATCTTGTGATTACTCCACTGCCAAATTTTGGGTTTCCTATAAATAAAGTTGTTCTCCCATGGATAGGACAGTTTCCTACTCTAAATTAGTTTGTGTCCTCCTGTTTTTAATAGTAGTCTTATTCTTACACGGGACAAAACCCCTCAATTTTCAGCATATACCAAACTCTACTGATGATACTAGAAAAGGAATGAATAAATGAAGAAATCTTGACCAGTGTTCAAGAATGTAcactgaaaactgaaaaaaacagaGCCTCTGGGAAAAATATCACTAATTAACTAAGTTTATTAAATGTAACAAAAATAAGGGGTTATAATGGAAAAGATAAGAGAATCTCTGATTCtagagttctatgattctaaccttAACCCTAGGTGATTCTATCAACTGCATCATCAATTGAAAAAGtgaatatggaatggaatggaatggagcagagcaggttggaagagaccttcaagatcatcgcgcccaacccatcattcaacaccacctaatcaactaaaccatgcaatcaagcaccctattcaagtctcctcctaaacacctccaatgatggtgactccaccacctccccgggcagcccattccaatgggcaatcacgctgtctatgaagaatttattcctaacatccagtctaaacctctcctggtgcagcttgagactctgtcctcttgttctggtgctggttgcctgggacaagagaccagcccccgcctgtctacaaccttccttcaggtagttgtagagagcaataaggtcaccctgaacctcctcttctcccagctcccacaacctctcttcacagggcttgtgttccaaacccctcaccaactttgttgcccttctctggacacgctccagcaagtcaacatccttcctaaactgaggggcccagaactggacacagtactcgaggtgcggcctaaccagtgcagtgtacaggggcagaatgacctccctgctgctggccacactgttcctgatacaggccaggatgctattggccctcttggccacctgggcacactgcaggctcatgttcagcctatcattgaccagtacccccaggtccctctctgcctggctgctctccagccactctgaccccaccctgtagctctgcatggagttgttgtggccagtgtgcagaacccggcacttggatgtgttcaatctcatgccgttggactctgcccatctgtccagcctgtcgaggtccctctgcagagcctctctaccctctaacagatcaactcctgcccccagcttggtgtcgtccgcaaatttactgatgatggactcaatgccctcatcagtaaagatattaaagagcatgggggccagcactgatccttggggcacaccactagtgactggccgccagatCATCAATCTTTtgctttcagattttttttatcagatgatttttttaaaaaaatcagcctTTTACCTGTCTGCACATGAATGTGCTCTCTGCCTTCCACAGGCTCAGGCGTTCTTAGTTGTGCTTGCTCTTTTGCACGCTTTCTTGCCAGTGCTCTTTTCCGTGCTTCCCTCTGCCTTTGAATCTCAAAGGGACTGGGTTGGGGACTCTGAGCAGGGGTGataaagattttttaaaaaacccaaacccacacacaaGAGAATACACTTTGTACTTGAAAATTATACCTATTTCCTCTACGGGAAATTCGAGGTTGGTTGATTTTAATGCTACAAATCTAGCACAAAATTTTTGGTTACCTTAAAGACTCTAGGGCATGAAACTAAAAAAGTATGTTAGCTGCCTTACAGGCACATACTATTGGCATCTCATACTAAGAGCAACTAGTCATCTGCAAATGGATGTGGTATACAGAACTTGGCTTTGTGAGATAAAGTATATTAAATTGCATGTGCTTGCTAACAAGTGAGAGTTTACACGTAAAGCTTTAAGAAGGTCAAGTGGACCTAAGTCCAGTTATCATTTGATCAACAAAATTGTTTGCTACATAAAAATTCTGTGTTCTTTATTGACAAACTTTAAAATTCAGTATTATTTGTGGATTGAAATGAACATCAGTTTCAAAGTTCTTATATGTGAAATTCACTCTAAGAAACAGCTACAGAAGAACACAAAATTATTTCCATGAAGTagctttttaaaatacagactACTTTAAGTTTTGATATGATCATATTATCTATGTAGAAGTATTATCTGAAAATTAAGTATCACTAAAACATTTGCTACTACATCaagataaataatttttttttttgcatacagCTGGACCATTTATCTCTGATTCTACATAGGATAAGCCAAAGATTTAATTTCCCAAGAGCTGCTACCCACACGGATGACACCTTTCATATGATAACAGATGATGCAGTGATAACTTGTGCTCAAGATCATTACACTAAAgaaatggggggaaaataaTTAAGTGCTTAattggaaaaaaacaccaccaaaaacaaaaacaaacccaccaaacctaCAGAAGTTCATGTGAAAGTAGGTGATTTaaagaaaagctgaaaacaGTCGTATGCTAATTTAACAGGAAAAAGCCTGTGGCTGTGTAAAGTATTTTAAGACACATAAAAACTTCAGTGGTTACAATTATTAATGAGGAACAGCTAACAGCTTTCCTGCCCTACCAATTACTTTCCAACAAGGCTGTAGCATGCTCCACATAAGAAACATACCGCAGGTATGACTCGAAGGGCGTAAGTGTTGCCGCGCACCACTCTCTTCTCATACATGAGGTTGGCATAACGAACAAGTTCCTTTTCTCTGTAAGGTCAAGCACAGGCAGTTACGGACACAGAGCTGCAACTTATACGCCAACACCTCAAACAAGCCAGAAGTGCTCTGAAAGGCCAGAGCGCCCAATGGGTTCCTCCAAGTTACTGGAAGAAAGACTTGTGGTCAGGTCCCTCGGGACGAGAAGTGGGATGAGGGGGAAGgtgcagaggggaggaggggagttGTGGTGCTCGTCCGGGGAGAGCAGGCCGCGGGGCTGGGTGGCGCAGGCCGCCGGACACCGGCACTCACGGCTCGCCGAGGTCCGGCGGCGGTCGGTACTTCGGGCGGGCGGGCAGGGCGCGGGGAGGACTGCAGTAGGTGTAGAGGACGGCGGGGGCCTCCGCCGCCATCTCGAGCTCTCGGGTGGACAGCATGGCGGGGTCCGGCCGGGGCTCAGCGGGTCTGGCCCCCAGCAGCCGGGCGGCGGCTCGGTGAGGAGTCCGAACAGCAGCCGCGCCGCGACATCCGTCCCCGGGGCAACGCGAGTGGGGCGCGAGGCTGCGCCGCGCATGCGCGGGTGGGAGgcggccctgggggctgtgaggctggcaggctgcagtcGGGGCGCGAAACCGTCACTTTAACCGCTAACGGGTTCGCCTTTGGTAGCTGCCAACGAGGGCCGCTAACCGCAGGGCGTCACCGGTCTCCTTCCGccgctgggcaagctgctgagcGGCCCGCGGTTTCTCACCGGTCAGTGGCGCCACCAGGAAGGCAAAAATTGGCTGGGGTATCGCAAAAAccttggatggtgttggatggtgtgCTGATGGCTTATGTGCCAGTGTCCTGAAGGCAGCTGAACTCGTATtctatgttttggttttgttttcccacacAGATAGGGGATTTGGATAGTGTAAAGATGCCATGCGTTTGAGGTAAGAAAGTGCAGTGTGCCCTGAGCATGCTGTCCCGTCTGTAGTGAGCTGTACTCCCTGTCGTGACAAATCATGAGGATGCGTTTTCAGATTGTGTGAAAAACTTCCATTAAGGGAAACGTAAAAGCAGTGATAGCTCTTTTTTTAAGCTATGTGGGTAGCCACATCCCTTGATTGTTCTGTCAAGACAGCGTATAAATCAGTCTGTGCCCTTTGTTTCTAAAATCTTGGGTTCAAATGTAATTAATGAATGAAATGTTACAGAAGCACAGATATGTTGCTGTGGCAGATGTCTGTGCTCCATGACAGCCCTGTGTAGACAATTGTAGACATGAAGACAAGAGAACTGCGAGTAACAAGTGGTTTTGTAATTAATGAGCAGCTTGCAGAGTCAATATAGGAATGAGAGTTGTATTGACTACACAGTCATCAGTTGGGTGGTGGGAGAAGAGGATATGCAACCGTAGGAGCACAGTGCAAGTGGCACTGGGGTGAGGAGAGAGAACGGTTCTTCAATATTTGCTTATGTCACAGCAAGCAAAGTTAGTGAGCAGCTCTGTCCAGCCAAGCCAGGGCACTATGGCCCTGAAATTGGACCAGAACCACTGGAGCAAGGAttcctgcagagctccctgctgcacacGTTGCCCACAAATCTTGTGAAGATGATGCTGCTGCATCACAGGTTAATTCTCTTAAGCTGCCCTCAGTCTGACGTGTCACTTCTTGGGTGAATTTCTCATTCACATAATACATGTGCTGATTGAATTCCAGCTACTCTCTTGCTTACCTCTGTGAAATACTGATAACTCCTAAGTTACCAGTTCGGTGCAAAAGCTTTGCAAGTACTATGCAGGAGAAGTAAAGGTCTTTGCTTTGTGGGTTAGCAGAGCCTTGTAAGTGACAAGACCACGCCCAGGATAAACCTCACTTCTCTTTTGCCCCCTTTTATGCCTGAATTCTGTTACATTTCATGCCACCACAAGAGTGACTGTAGCAGGAGCCAAAAGCACATTGAtggccaggctgctcttagaACCTATAGCTGCACTCTGGATCTCACAGTCACAGTGGATGTTTTACGTATTCTCTGGAGGATTGTCTGGGACCTGCAGAAGATCTTAGTACAGAAGGTGCTCTCTGGAAAGTGGGTCTGCCTAGCAAGGCATGAATCAGTCCATCTCCTGTATGGTAGTGAAAAAAGGCCTTCTGAGTTGCCTTGCACTGACTTgaaagctgcagagcaagggctTTATCTTATTCCAGGTTTGCTATGGGTCGGTTAAGCTGTCTTGGACCTACAAACAggctatttttttgtttgctttcacagGAATTTCATGGCATTGTGCTATTCCTTATGGCATGTCCCTTGGCTTTCTGTATATGAAATGAGTTTATTCACAGCAAAGCAAATGTGAAATTGCCACCATCTAGTAACAAAAGATGTGCATCCACTATTTTCTTCAACACCTGGGATGCATTCTATAACTACTGAATGGCATCTTGAAATACAATATAAGGGGTCTGCAGTGCTGAGACTGGGTACTCTTGGGGTCCTAGTTTGGATGTGGCTATCTTGGGATACCTTATGCCACAGTACTTTCTATAATATGATGATCAGCAGACTAGCTG includes:
- the RSPH3 gene encoding radial spoke head protein 3 homolog, which gives rise to MLSTRELEMAAEAPAVLYTYCSPPRALPARPKYRPPPDLGEPEKELVRYANLMYEKRVVRGNTYALRVIPASPQPSPFEIQRQREARKRALARKRAKEQAQLRTPEPVEGREHIHVQTELYLEEISDHVTEVDTECQTDAFLDRPPTPFFIPGKTGQDVATQIEEGELFDFDIEVKPILQVLVGKTVEQALLEVMEEEELAQLLARQRAYAELRDAELAEVHRLEEQDRRYREEKERRRLQHVQMLQKQKETTEKIAARAFAQHYLADLIPSVFNNLHESGYFYDPIERDIETEFLPWLMTEVEETLEKKVLGRTVLDSLICTVVEKRLEAFSHKPQSDQTVAPAEEPRPADALQEASEADTADQPVAEEEETDQAVAEEQPSNHIPLQAEESYQAETENLETD